CGCAACGGTCCTCGACCGCCTCGCAGAGGAGAGGCCGCTGCTGGCGCTGATCTTCCTGTGGGTGGAGTACGAGGATCGGCCGCTCGCATGGGTCGCGAGGCGCGTCGGAGCCTCGCGGAGCGCGATCTCCAGGGCCAACAAGCGTGCGGCCGAGCTCCTCTTCCAGATGGTCGAGGACGAGCTCGACGCGCGGGGGGTGCTGTGCGTGGGATCCGGCACGAGGGGAAAGTCATGAAGGACTCACCTACGAAGGCCGCCCTCAAGCGGGCGATGTCGCGGCTCGAGCAGTCACCCTCGAGCCTGGGCGAGCTGAAGGCGCTGGAAGGGACCCTGAAGGAGGTCGCGCGATCTCGGACGAAGGAAGCCGCTCCCGAAACGCTGCTCCGTGCAGTCAGGGCGCTTGCCCTCGGGGGCGCGGGGATCGGACGGGGCATCTGGCGCATGTCCTCGCAGACCTGGGTCGACCTGGCCGTGAAGTTCATCAACGCGCGGCTCTACGCTCCTGCCCTACTCGCCTGCGAGGCCGCCATGTACGCCGACGCGGACTGCGCCGAGGCGTGGTTCAACAAGGCAGTCGTCCTCACGCGGTGGAGGCTCCACGCGCAGGCCCTGGCAGCCTATCGCGAGGCGCGGCGCCTGAGGCCCGATCATCCCGAGATCCCGTTCAACATGGGTGGCATCCTGTGCCGGCTCGGGCGCCACGAGGAGGCGCTCGCGGCCTACGATGAGGCGATCAGGTGCAGCGGGTCACCGCGCCTGAGGCCGGCGCTCGGCGACGGTCTTCTCGAGCGCGCGGAACGCCGGCGACCGGAATGCGCCGAGGCCTGGTTCAACAAGGGGGTCGTGCTCGCGATGCTGGGGCGATTTGACGAAGCAGCGGTGGCCTACAAGGAGGCGCTGCGCCTGAAGC
This window of the Deltaproteobacteria bacterium genome carries:
- a CDS encoding tetratricopeptide repeat protein, coding for MGREARRSLAERDLQGQQACGRAPLPDGRGRARRAGGAVRGIRHEGKVMKDSPTKAALKRAMSRLEQSPSSLGELKALEGTLKEVARSRTKEAAPETLLRAVRALALGGAGIGRGIWRMSSQTWVDLAVKFINARLYAPALLACEAAMYADADCAEAWFNKAVVLTRWRLHAQALAAYREARRLRPDHPEIPFNMGGILCRLGRHEEALAAYDEAIRCSGSPRLRPALGDGLLERAERRRPECAEAWFNKGVVLAMLGRFDEAAVAYKEALRLKPDFPKARANLKASRKGEQAVPLRVVSGRDIA